From a single Nitrospira sp. genomic region:
- a CDS encoding amidophosphoribosyltransferase: MNRELPMISPDKFHDECAVFGVFGHEEAANLTYLGLYALQHRGQEASGIAAGDGEQFSIQKGMGLVADIFHKSVLEKLPGHMAIGHNRYSTAGGNDLKNVQPLTVNFALGNLALAHNGNLINAQMLRHELEAYGAIFQSTSDSEVIIHLIAHSRAGSFLARIIDALNQVRGAFSVVLMTDNGLIAARDPYGLRPLCIGRLRSSWIVASETCAFDLLDAEYVREVEPGELIVISDQGLDSHHPFPKKDPAMCVFEYVYFARPDSRIFGANAVYAIRKALGRQLASESWVPADVVIPVPDSGVPAALGYSEGAGVRFETGLIRNHYVGRTFIEPEQSIRHFGVKVKLNAVPEVLDGKRVVVIDDSLVRGTTSRKIVKMIRQAGAKEVHMRISSPPILSPCFYGIDTPTKKELIASEHSIEEIRKYITADSLAYLSLDGMLKSTPRTPAEYCTACFTERYPIPFTRAEELQLGLFEAAR, encoded by the coding sequence ATGAACCGCGAACTCCCGATGATATCGCCCGATAAGTTTCACGACGAATGTGCCGTCTTTGGGGTTTTTGGCCATGAGGAGGCTGCCAATCTCACCTATTTGGGCCTGTATGCCCTCCAGCATCGTGGGCAAGAGGCATCCGGAATCGCGGCGGGCGATGGGGAGCAATTCTCCATACAGAAGGGTATGGGGCTGGTTGCCGATATCTTTCATAAATCAGTGTTGGAGAAGCTGCCTGGGCACATGGCGATCGGGCATAATCGCTACTCAACCGCTGGTGGGAACGATTTGAAGAATGTGCAACCGCTCACCGTCAACTTCGCATTAGGCAACCTCGCGTTAGCTCACAACGGAAACCTCATCAACGCTCAGATGCTTCGACACGAGTTGGAGGCCTACGGGGCGATCTTTCAATCGACATCGGACAGCGAGGTCATTATTCACCTCATCGCGCATTCGCGTGCTGGTTCCTTCCTTGCACGAATCATTGATGCGTTGAACCAGGTCCGAGGGGCATTTTCGGTCGTGTTGATGACCGACAACGGTCTCATCGCCGCACGTGACCCCTACGGGCTTCGCCCCTTGTGTATCGGCCGTCTGCGGAGCAGTTGGATTGTCGCGTCCGAAACCTGTGCGTTCGATTTGTTGGATGCCGAGTATGTCCGTGAGGTTGAACCGGGTGAACTGATCGTGATCAGCGATCAAGGACTCGATAGCCACCATCCGTTTCCGAAGAAAGATCCGGCTATGTGTGTCTTTGAATATGTGTACTTTGCGAGGCCGGACAGCCGAATCTTCGGGGCTAATGCCGTCTATGCCATCCGTAAAGCGTTGGGGCGACAGTTGGCGAGCGAGTCCTGGGTGCCGGCTGATGTGGTGATCCCTGTTCCGGACTCCGGCGTGCCGGCGGCACTCGGTTATTCCGAAGGTGCAGGAGTCAGGTTTGAAACCGGATTGATTCGCAACCACTATGTCGGGCGGACGTTCATCGAGCCGGAGCAATCGATTCGCCATTTTGGTGTCAAGGTGAAGTTGAATGCCGTGCCGGAAGTGCTGGATGGGAAACGGGTCGTCGTCATCGATGATTCGTTGGTTCGTGGCACAACGAGTCGTAAGATCGTCAAGATGATTCGGCAAGCTGGAGCCAAAGAAGTCCATATGCGGATCAGCTCACCGCCGATTCTGTCGCCTTGCTTTTACGGGATCGACACGCCGACGAAGAAGGAACTCATCGCCTCAGAGCATTCCATCGAGGAGATTCGAAAATACATCACCGCTGATAGCCTGGCCTATCTCAGCCTTGACGGAATGCTGAAGTCCACTCCACGGACGCCCGCTGAATACTGCACCGCCTGTTTCACAGAGCGCTATCCAATCCCCTTCACCCGCGCAGAAGAACTTCAGCTTGGGCTCTTTGAGGCAGCGCGCTGA
- a CDS encoding PilZ domain-containing protein yields the protein MTSSENNPNAPQPRGRPRISVDYPAVVTSEGRIAQGIVMNLTITGCEVESPGQFPIGVHVSLRLNPPSARPPITIALAIVRWQEEDRFGLEFVRFEGHAKEQLEDMLNQRESSSTD from the coding sequence ATGACCTCTTCCGAAAACAATCCAAATGCGCCGCAGCCAAGAGGGCGACCTCGCATATCGGTCGACTATCCTGCTGTGGTCACGAGTGAGGGAAGGATCGCCCAAGGAATCGTGATGAATCTGACGATTACCGGATGTGAAGTCGAGAGTCCCGGCCAATTCCCCATTGGAGTACATGTATCCCTTCGTCTGAATCCCCCCAGTGCCAGGCCTCCCATCACCATTGCTCTTGCCATCGTTCGTTGGCAAGAAGAGGATCGATTTGGACTCGAGTTTGTTCGATTTGAGGGCCATGCGAAAGAACAACTTGAAGACATGTTGAATCAGCGAGAGAGCTCTTCTACGGACTAG
- a CDS encoding TlpA family protein disulfide reductase: MIPMVFALGWLVVSALSGPAVYAEGLFQIGEKAPVFGLTAVTGEAMSLDSYKGKVIVLGLFHICDPCMVQGSALQRVHESTQGKNVAVLGVNSSGNGKREVGEFLSGFPVKVTYPYLLDPDKITDKLYGGGKFIPNVYVIDQQGIIRWQRVGNMELAAAEVIIAEVDKLVESRTDKM; this comes from the coding sequence ATGATACCGATGGTATTCGCGCTGGGATGGCTGGTAGTCTCGGCCCTGAGCGGCCCAGCCGTTTATGCCGAAGGTCTCTTCCAGATAGGAGAGAAGGCACCGGTATTCGGCCTTACCGCTGTTACGGGAGAAGCGATGTCGCTCGATTCCTATAAAGGCAAAGTCATCGTGCTTGGACTCTTTCACATCTGTGACCCATGTATGGTGCAAGGGAGCGCATTGCAAAGGGTTCATGAGTCTACGCAAGGTAAGAATGTGGCAGTGCTTGGGGTCAATTCATCGGGTAATGGGAAACGAGAAGTCGGTGAGTTCTTGTCCGGCTTCCCAGTCAAGGTGACCTATCCGTATCTTCTGGACCCCGATAAGATCACGGACAAGCTCTACGGCGGGGGCAAGTTTATTCCCAATGTGTACGTGATCGACCAGCAGGGTATTATCCGCTGGCAACGGGTCGGGAACATGGAGCTGGCTGCAGCCGAGGTGATTATCGCGGAGGTGGACAAGCTAGTTGAGAGCAGGACAGATAAAATGTAG
- the purL gene encoding phosphoribosylformylglycinamidine synthase subunit PurL: MPPITKDLIAQHNLTGDEFQKIVQILGREPNLTELGLFSVMWSEHCSYKSSRVHLKKLPTTGPRVVQGPGENAGAIDIGDGLCVVFKMESHNHPSFIEPYQGAATGVGGILRDIFTMGARPIALLDSLRFGELHTPKSRHLMRGVVSGIAGYGNCMGVPTVGGEIVFNDIYALNPLVNVFCLGVAHKDKIFRGTAAGVGNPVIYFGSKTGRDGIHGATMASDSFDDESEQKRPTVQVGDPFTEKLLLEACLELMEGDVLVGIQDMGAAGLTSSSCEMASRAGNGIELDLTEVPRREPGMTPYEIMLSESQERMLMVAKAGKEDECVAICRKWDLDVAVVGKVTEDGILRVKDQGKVVAEIPAKALADDGPRYERPYQPPSYQDMLTNLNYDAIPDVKDANAALLALLESPTIASKRWVYEQYDHMVRTNTLVRPGSDAAVLRIKGTNKAVAMTVDCNSRYCLLHPYEGARLAVAEAARNLACSGAIPIGLTDCLNFGNPERPDIMWQFVMAIEGMKDACEHFQIPIVSGNVSFYNETNGLSIYPTPMLGMVGLIENSERTMTQWFKEEGDDVLLLGTSREDLGGTEYLKVVHAREQGSPPYLSLEKEKALHDCVLSLIHEGLIQSAHDCSEGGLAVTLAECCMSGAEQHLGAVVKLTRGRLRKDAVLFGESQSRVVISAKPVNRQSILDRATQHGVPVEVIGSISGNRLIMYVGDEHSTEKVIDQPVATLHDRWAFSLERTVHEA; the protein is encoded by the coding sequence ATGCCGCCTATCACCAAAGATCTCATCGCTCAGCATAATCTGACGGGCGATGAATTCCAAAAAATCGTTCAGATACTCGGGCGTGAGCCAAACCTGACAGAACTCGGCTTGTTTTCCGTCATGTGGTCCGAGCATTGTTCCTATAAAAGTTCCCGTGTGCACCTGAAGAAACTGCCCACGACCGGACCTCGTGTGGTGCAGGGGCCGGGCGAGAACGCCGGAGCCATCGATATCGGTGATGGGTTGTGCGTAGTGTTCAAGATGGAATCACACAACCACCCATCGTTTATCGAGCCCTATCAAGGGGCGGCTACGGGGGTAGGCGGTATCTTGCGCGACATCTTTACGATGGGGGCGCGGCCGATTGCGTTGCTTGACTCATTGCGGTTCGGAGAATTGCACACGCCGAAAAGTCGTCACCTCATGAGAGGAGTCGTCTCCGGCATTGCCGGTTACGGGAATTGCATGGGAGTTCCGACGGTGGGCGGGGAGATCGTGTTCAACGACATCTATGCGCTCAATCCGTTGGTCAATGTGTTCTGTCTGGGGGTGGCCCACAAAGACAAGATCTTCCGCGGCACCGCGGCGGGGGTCGGTAATCCCGTTATCTATTTCGGCTCGAAGACGGGCCGAGATGGAATTCATGGGGCGACGATGGCGTCGGATTCATTCGATGATGAATCCGAGCAGAAGCGTCCCACGGTGCAGGTCGGCGATCCCTTTACTGAGAAATTGCTCTTGGAAGCTTGTCTCGAATTGATGGAAGGCGATGTGCTGGTTGGGATTCAGGACATGGGTGCTGCAGGTCTGACCAGCTCTTCTTGCGAAATGGCTTCGCGGGCGGGAAATGGGATCGAACTGGATCTGACCGAGGTGCCTCGACGTGAGCCGGGAATGACGCCTTACGAGATCATGCTGTCCGAGTCCCAAGAACGGATGTTGATGGTTGCGAAAGCGGGCAAGGAAGATGAATGTGTCGCCATTTGCCGAAAATGGGACTTGGATGTAGCGGTGGTCGGGAAGGTAACGGAAGATGGAATCTTGCGTGTGAAGGACCAAGGGAAGGTTGTCGCCGAAATCCCGGCCAAAGCGCTGGCTGATGATGGTCCGCGGTATGAACGGCCCTACCAGCCACCCTCTTACCAGGATATGTTGACGAACCTGAATTACGATGCCATCCCCGATGTAAAAGATGCGAACGCGGCGTTGCTGGCCTTATTGGAATCGCCGACCATCGCCAGTAAACGGTGGGTGTATGAGCAGTATGATCATATGGTGCGTACAAACACCCTGGTTCGCCCAGGCTCGGACGCAGCGGTGTTAAGGATCAAGGGGACGAATAAGGCCGTGGCTATGACGGTCGATTGCAACAGTCGCTATTGTCTCCTGCACCCCTACGAAGGAGCTCGGCTTGCTGTGGCTGAGGCAGCGCGCAATCTGGCCTGTTCCGGCGCAATTCCAATCGGTCTGACCGATTGCTTGAATTTCGGGAATCCGGAACGTCCCGATATCATGTGGCAGTTCGTGATGGCGATCGAAGGGATGAAAGACGCCTGTGAGCATTTCCAGATCCCGATTGTAAGTGGGAACGTGAGTTTTTATAACGAGACCAACGGGCTTTCGATCTATCCCACCCCGATGTTGGGCATGGTGGGGCTGATCGAGAATTCAGAACGAACGATGACTCAGTGGTTCAAGGAGGAAGGGGACGATGTCCTCTTGCTTGGTACCTCGCGGGAGGACTTGGGCGGGACTGAATATCTCAAAGTCGTTCACGCACGCGAACAGGGATCACCGCCATACCTGAGTCTCGAGAAGGAAAAGGCGTTGCACGACTGTGTCCTTTCACTGATTCATGAGGGGTTGATTCAGTCCGCACACGACTGCTCGGAAGGCGGTCTTGCCGTTACCTTGGCTGAATGTTGCATGTCCGGAGCCGAGCAGCATCTAGGCGCTGTGGTAAAATTGACGAGAGGCCGGCTGAGGAAAGACGCCGTTCTTTTCGGCGAAAGTCAGTCAAGAGTCGTGATATCTGCCAAGCCGGTCAACCGTCAATCCATTCTTGACCGGGCGACTCAGCATGGGGTGCCTGTTGAAGTGATTGGGTCGATTTCAGGAAACCGTTTGATCATGTATGTGGGGGATGAACATTCCACGGAAAAAGTAATTGATCAGCCGGTTGCGACGCTGCATGACCGGTGGGCCTTCTCCCTAGAACGAACGGTCCATGAAGCGTAG